A single window of Intrasporangium calvum DSM 43043 DNA harbors:
- a CDS encoding D-alanine--D-alanine ligase family protein encodes MTSDQQPVQPRDPDSAHPAAASDGHQNHRPRVAIIFGGRSSEHAVSCATAAGVMRAIDRDKYDIVPIGVSRDGQWVLVADDPARFELTAGRTPEVLPDRAHVVLPLSTRDTALTVLEAGQPPRELGDVDVVLPLLHGPFGEDGTLQGFLELSDIRYVGSGVFASAAGMDKHYMKVVFAGHGLPVGPYAVITDRAWRADRAAALDSCAALDFPVFVKPARAGSSMGISKVDDPGLLEAAIERAREHDPKVIVEAGITGREIECAVLEGHGTQGPRTSQVGEVAVHDNHAFYDFEAKYLAEADVDLSCPADVPAHVSDEVRRLSAAAFEALGCEGLARVDCFYAEDGRVLINEINTMPGFTPHSMYPRMWAASGLPYTALIDELISLALVRRTGLR; translated from the coding sequence ATGACCAGCGACCAGCAGCCCGTGCAGCCCCGCGACCCGGACTCGGCACACCCCGCAGCCGCCTCCGACGGGCACCAGAACCACCGTCCTCGCGTCGCGATCATCTTCGGTGGCCGCTCGTCCGAGCACGCCGTCTCCTGTGCGACGGCTGCAGGCGTGATGCGGGCGATCGACCGCGACAAGTACGACATCGTGCCGATCGGGGTGTCCCGCGACGGCCAGTGGGTCCTCGTGGCGGACGACCCGGCCCGGTTCGAGCTGACCGCCGGCCGCACCCCCGAGGTCCTCCCCGACCGCGCGCACGTCGTCCTGCCGCTGTCGACCCGCGACACGGCCCTGACGGTGCTCGAGGCCGGACAGCCTCCCCGGGAGCTCGGCGACGTCGACGTCGTGCTCCCGTTGCTCCACGGCCCGTTCGGCGAGGACGGCACCCTCCAGGGCTTCCTCGAGCTCTCCGACATTCGCTACGTCGGATCCGGGGTCTTCGCCTCCGCGGCCGGGATGGACAAGCACTACATGAAGGTCGTGTTCGCCGGGCACGGGCTGCCTGTCGGCCCCTACGCCGTCATCACGGACCGGGCGTGGCGAGCGGACCGCGCTGCAGCGCTGGACTCCTGCGCCGCCCTCGACTTCCCGGTCTTCGTCAAGCCGGCCCGGGCCGGGTCGTCGATGGGGATCAGCAAGGTCGACGACCCGGGGCTCCTCGAGGCCGCCATCGAGCGGGCCCGGGAGCATGACCCCAAGGTCATCGTCGAGGCCGGCATCACGGGCCGCGAGATCGAGTGCGCCGTCCTCGAGGGGCACGGCACGCAAGGCCCACGCACCTCGCAGGTGGGCGAGGTCGCGGTCCACGACAACCATGCCTTCTACGACTTCGAGGCGAAGTATCTCGCCGAGGCCGACGTGGACCTCTCGTGCCCGGCGGACGTGCCGGCGCACGTCTCCGACGAGGTTCGGCGGCTCTCTGCGGCGGCCTTCGAGGCACTCGGATGTGAGGGGCTGGCTCGGGTCGACTGCTTCTACGCCGAGGACGGCCGGGTGCTGATCAACGAGATCAACACCATGCCCGGGTTCACCCCCCACTCGATGTACCCCCGCATGTGGGCCGCCTCCGGCCTTCCCTACACGGCGCTCATCGACGAGCTCATCTCGCTTGCGCTCGTGCGGCGCACCGGGCTGCGCTGA
- a CDS encoding trans-sulfuration enzyme family protein: MSETPELHVDTILVSAGRPAAEPGAAVNPPVVLSSTFVADGPVNYARVGNPTWHAFEEAVGRLEGGRALVHASGMGAISAALSVVPAGGTVVVPDTTYNGTGDLLRAFEEAGGRVRRLPATDTAGFVAALDGAALVWLESPTNPLMEVIDLTTVLGAARARGVVSVVDNTLPTPLGCQPLRLGADVVVHSATKYLAGHSDVLLGVTVTADDERGRGLGERLHRARTLGGAIAGPMEVYLGLRGLRTLALRLERASANAAELARRLHGHPAVERVRFPGSGAMLSIDVVGGAEAAERVCAATRVWVHSTSLGGVESQLERRRRHPSEAATVPANLVRLSVGIEHVEDLWADLDRALGAAL, encoded by the coding sequence GTGAGCGAGACCCCGGAGCTGCACGTCGACACCATCCTCGTCTCGGCGGGCCGCCCGGCCGCCGAACCCGGCGCCGCCGTCAACCCGCCCGTCGTCCTCTCGTCGACGTTCGTCGCCGACGGGCCGGTCAACTACGCCCGCGTCGGCAACCCGACCTGGCATGCCTTCGAGGAGGCGGTCGGTCGTCTCGAGGGTGGCCGGGCCCTGGTCCACGCCTCCGGGATGGGGGCCATCTCGGCGGCGCTCTCCGTCGTGCCCGCAGGCGGGACCGTCGTGGTGCCCGACACCACGTACAACGGGACCGGTGACCTCCTCCGCGCCTTCGAGGAGGCGGGCGGGAGGGTGCGGCGCCTGCCGGCCACCGACACGGCCGGCTTCGTCGCCGCCCTCGACGGAGCAGCACTCGTCTGGCTCGAGTCCCCCACGAACCCGCTGATGGAGGTCATCGACCTGACGACGGTCCTCGGTGCGGCGCGCGCCCGGGGCGTCGTCAGCGTCGTCGACAACACGCTCCCGACCCCGCTCGGCTGCCAGCCGCTGCGGCTCGGCGCCGACGTCGTCGTCCACTCGGCCACCAAGTACCTCGCAGGGCACAGCGACGTCCTGCTCGGCGTCACGGTGACCGCGGACGACGAGCGGGGGCGCGGCCTCGGTGAGCGTCTCCACCGGGCCCGCACGCTCGGTGGGGCCATCGCCGGTCCGATGGAGGTCTACCTCGGGCTTCGCGGCCTGCGCACGCTCGCGCTGCGGCTGGAGCGAGCCAGCGCCAACGCGGCCGAGCTCGCCCGCCGACTGCACGGCCATCCCGCCGTGGAGCGGGTCCGCTTCCCGGGGTCGGGGGCGATGCTCTCCATCGACGTCGTCGGCGGCGCCGAAGCCGCCGAACGGGTCTGCGCGGCGACTCGCGTCTGGGTGCACTCGACGAGCCTGGGTGGGGTCGAGTCCCAGCTCGAGCGTCGGCGGCGCCACCCGTCCGAGGCAGCGACGGTGCCGGCGAACCTCGTGCGCCTCTCCGTGGGCATCGAGCACGTCGAGGACCTCTGGGCCGACCTGGACCGGGCGCTGGGCGCCGCGCTCTGA
- a CDS encoding NAD(P)H-dependent glycerol-3-phosphate dehydrogenase yields the protein MTKVAVMSAGSWGTAFASLLAEAGSTVTMWARRQEVVDQINGGRNRDYLPDLDLPDTVRATADPAAACAGAEIVVLAVPSQTLRANLAEWGDAIPAEADVVSLMKGVELGTSLRMSEVIGQVAGVEQERIVVVSGPNLAKEIALRQPAASTVACVDLAAAERVAAACASRVFRPYTTHDVVGTEICGATKNVVGLAVGMAEGMGFGDNTKATIITRGLAETTRLGLALGAEPQTFLGLAGVGDLIATCMSPLSRNHSFGVMLGRGLTVAEATAEMKQTTEGVKSCESILSLAQHHGVDMPIVEQVVGVVRDGQAVTSVGPRLMARDLKSEHH from the coding sequence GTGACCAAGGTGGCCGTGATGAGCGCAGGGAGCTGGGGCACCGCCTTCGCCTCGCTCCTCGCCGAGGCAGGCAGCACCGTGACGATGTGGGCGCGCCGTCAGGAGGTCGTCGACCAGATCAACGGCGGCCGGAACCGCGACTACCTGCCGGACCTCGACCTACCGGACACCGTCCGTGCGACCGCCGACCCTGCGGCAGCCTGCGCGGGCGCCGAGATCGTCGTGCTCGCCGTTCCCTCACAGACGCTCCGGGCCAACCTCGCCGAGTGGGGCGACGCGATCCCCGCCGAGGCAGACGTGGTCTCGCTGATGAAGGGGGTCGAGCTGGGCACCAGCCTCAGGATGAGCGAGGTGATCGGACAGGTCGCCGGGGTGGAGCAGGAGCGGATCGTCGTCGTGTCCGGACCCAACCTGGCCAAGGAGATCGCGCTGCGCCAACCGGCCGCGAGCACGGTCGCGTGCGTCGACCTCGCTGCCGCAGAGCGCGTCGCCGCCGCGTGCGCCTCGAGGGTGTTCCGGCCGTACACCACCCATGACGTCGTCGGGACCGAGATCTGCGGCGCGACGAAGAACGTCGTCGGGCTCGCCGTCGGCATGGCGGAGGGCATGGGCTTCGGCGACAACACGAAGGCGACGATCATCACCCGCGGACTGGCCGAGACGACCCGGCTCGGCCTGGCCCTGGGGGCCGAGCCGCAGACGTTCCTCGGCCTCGCAGGTGTCGGCGACCTCATCGCGACGTGTATGTCCCCGCTGTCGCGCAACCACTCGTTCGGGGTGATGCTCGGGCGGGGGCTCACGGTCGCGGAGGCGACGGCCGAGATGAAGCAGACCACTGAGGGCGTCAAGTCGTGCGAGTCGATCCTCAGCCTCGCCCAGCACCACGGCGTCGACATGCCGATCGTCGAGCAGGTGGTCGGCGTCGTCCGCGACGGTCAGGCGGTGACCTCGGTCGGACCGCGCCTCATGGCACGCGACCTGAAGTCGGAGCACCACTAG
- a CDS encoding lysophospholipid acyltransferase family protein, with amino-acid sequence MRGARPTRLPLAYRLVAFLVRPMLMALTKRDWRGVEHLPMSGGFVVSANHISYVDPLIFAHYMFDNRREAYFLAKESLFAIPFVGWVIRRAGQIPVYRNSLAAAQAYRAAVDAVRQGKAVAIFPEGTITRDPDLWPMRGKTGAARVALETRCPLIPVAQWGPEEILSPYGHRLRLFPRKTMHLRAGPPVDLSDLYDQPIDTRTLREATDRLMDRITVLLEEIRGEQHTHERFDPRRHGVPEIGDPMKHHEIGRSKPGSPTEGGTA; translated from the coding sequence GTGAGAGGTGCGCGTCCCACGCGGCTGCCCTTGGCGTACCGGCTCGTCGCCTTCCTGGTGCGGCCGATGCTCATGGCCCTGACGAAGCGCGACTGGCGCGGCGTCGAGCACCTCCCGATGAGCGGCGGGTTCGTCGTCTCCGCGAACCACATCTCCTACGTCGACCCGCTGATCTTCGCCCACTACATGTTCGACAACCGGCGTGAGGCGTACTTCCTGGCCAAGGAGAGCCTGTTCGCGATCCCGTTCGTCGGCTGGGTGATCCGCCGGGCCGGCCAGATCCCCGTCTACCGCAACTCGCTCGCGGCCGCCCAGGCGTACCGCGCCGCGGTGGACGCGGTGCGTCAGGGCAAGGCGGTCGCGATCTTCCCGGAGGGGACCATCACGCGTGATCCCGACCTGTGGCCGATGCGGGGCAAGACTGGCGCGGCACGGGTGGCGCTGGAGACGCGGTGCCCACTCATCCCGGTGGCCCAGTGGGGGCCTGAGGAGATCCTCTCGCCCTATGGCCACCGGCTGCGGCTCTTCCCCCGCAAGACGATGCACCTGCGGGCCGGCCCGCCGGTGGACCTCTCGGACCTCTACGACCAGCCGATCGACACACGGACGCTTCGCGAGGCGACCGATCGCCTCATGGACCGCATCACGGTCCTGCTGGAGGAGATCCGCGGGGAGCAGCACACCCACGAGCGGTTCGACCCACGCCGGCACGGCGTTCCCGAGATCGGCGACCCCATGAAGCACCACGAGATCGGGCGCTCGAAGCCCGGCTCACCGACCGAGGGTGGGACCGCGTGA
- the cofC gene encoding 2-phospho-L-lactate guanylyltransferase: MSDPGRTTPPPRQPEWHLVVPVKAPSVGKSRLARDLDRIGLGADHEEISRALAKDTLAAACRTVGARCVVLVTSDGSAAEEWSAQGVAVVPDPGLGLNAAISLGLAAVTAGSPVAALLGDLPALTPPDLQQALAAAEMHEQSFVPDAGGEGTVMRAAVGGRFRPHFGPGSADLHEEAGATRLGLDLPRLRTDVDDVASLARALRLGVGSATTAAVRGLDLLGWAHAGHGPRL, translated from the coding sequence ATGAGCGACCCGGGCCGCACCACCCCTCCCCCCCGACAGCCGGAGTGGCATCTCGTCGTCCCGGTCAAGGCGCCTTCCGTGGGCAAGTCGAGGCTGGCCCGGGACCTCGACCGCATCGGACTCGGTGCCGACCACGAGGAGATCAGCCGTGCCCTGGCCAAGGACACCCTGGCGGCCGCGTGCCGCACGGTCGGAGCGCGCTGCGTCGTCCTCGTCACGTCGGACGGGTCGGCGGCGGAGGAGTGGTCGGCTCAGGGGGTCGCTGTCGTCCCCGATCCCGGACTCGGACTCAATGCCGCGATCAGCCTGGGCCTCGCAGCCGTGACGGCTGGAAGCCCGGTCGCGGCGCTGCTCGGCGACCTGCCGGCCCTCACTCCCCCAGACCTCCAGCAGGCGTTGGCGGCGGCCGAGATGCACGAGCAGTCGTTCGTGCCGGATGCCGGAGGCGAGGGTACGGTCATGCGGGCAGCTGTGGGCGGTCGGTTCCGTCCTCACTTCGGACCGGGGAGCGCCGACCTGCACGAGGAAGCGGGTGCGACCCGTCTCGGACTGGACCTTCCGCGGCTGCGCACCGACGTGGACGACGTCGCCTCGCTGGCGCGGGCGCTCCGGCTCGGCGTCGGATCTGCCACCACAGCCGCCGTGCGCGGCCTCGATCTGCTTGGATGGGCACATGCAGGCCACGGTCCACGCCTTTGA
- a CDS encoding cold-shock protein has product MQTGSLIRDDGVLLPFDGSAVERGGLRLVRVGQRLTVDLLDDRVIGLRIVGIEPPNGTM; this is encoded by the coding sequence ATGCAGACTGGCAGCTTGATCCGGGACGACGGTGTGCTGCTGCCCTTCGACGGCAGTGCCGTGGAACGGGGTGGTCTGCGACTCGTCCGGGTCGGTCAGCGCCTGACCGTCGATCTCCTCGACGACCGGGTCATCGGGCTGCGGATCGTCGGCATCGAGCCACCCAACGGCACCATGTGA
- a CDS encoding HU family DNA-binding protein — MNKAELIGALEARLGSRRVASDALEAVLDIVIREVAKGGKVGITGFGTFERANRAARTGRNPKTGDTVKIKKTRIPKFRAGTNFKDIVSGQKKLAKTGSAATRASAGTASAAVAAAAGAAAKKTTAKKAVPAKAATKKATPAKATAKKATPARAATKKATPAKAATRSTATPTTARKTTSRSTAAKSAPAKKAVTAKKATPAKTTAKTTAKTTAKTATKRTATRKTTG, encoded by the coding sequence GTGAACAAGGCAGAGCTGATCGGAGCCCTTGAGGCGAGGCTTGGCAGCCGCAGGGTTGCCTCCGACGCCCTCGAGGCTGTTCTCGACATCGTCATTCGTGAGGTGGCCAAGGGCGGCAAGGTGGGCATCACGGGCTTCGGCACGTTCGAGCGGGCGAACCGCGCGGCGCGAACGGGTCGCAACCCCAAGACCGGTGACACGGTCAAGATCAAGAAGACGCGCATCCCGAAGTTCCGGGCCGGCACCAACTTCAAGGACATCGTCTCGGGCCAGAAGAAGCTGGCCAAGACGGGGTCCGCGGCGACCCGAGCCTCGGCGGGCACGGCGTCGGCTGCGGTGGCAGCCGCAGCGGGGGCCGCAGCGAAGAAGACGACCGCCAAGAAGGCCGTTCCGGCCAAGGCCGCGACGAAGAAGGCGACCCCGGCCAAGGCCACGGCCAAGAAGGCGACCCCGGCCAGGGCCGCGACGAAGAAGGCCACCCCGGCCAAGGCCGCGACCCGTTCGACGGCCACGCCGACGACGGCCAGGAAGACAACCAGCCGGTCCACGGCTGCGAAGTCCGCACCGGCCAAGAAGGCCGTCACCGCCAAGAAGGCGACCCCGGCCAAGACCACAGCCAAGACCACGGCCAAGACCACGGCCAAGACCGCCACCAAGCGCACCGCAACGCGCAAGACCACCGGCTGA